GCGAATCATCTTTGTCACCGGTCAACACGCCAGGAACCTGCATGACCACAAAGCGGTGGGGCTGAAAACCACGGCCCTGCAGGCAGATGAAAGGTACGGCTTCTACGGCAATAAGAGCCAGCAACTCTGGGAAGCCACGGTGATCGACCCTTACAGCAAATTTCTGGTCTCCCTGCGGCTGGGCGTGAGAGATGAGCCTTTGGTTCGCTGCCTGCTGCAGGACGCTCGAAATCGTCTGGTCGATCCTCAAAATCTAGCTTTTCTGACCGATGGGGGGCACGGCTATGCCACCCTGTTCCCGGAGATTTTTGGTGTGCCATACAGGACCAAGAAGCAGGGTGGGAAAGGTCGACCTCCCAAAGTGAAGTACCGCATTCCCCGCATGCTGGCCCATGTCCAGCTGATTAAGGTGCGGGAAGGCAGGAGGCTCAAGACCGTGGACATCCGCCACACGCACGGCACCACGGGTCGGATCAAACTAGAGCTGGAGAGACTGGGGTACAACACCCCCAACACTTCCGCTGTGGAGCGCCAGAATGGCACCGCCAGGCAACACACCCCACATATGCA
The sequence above is drawn from the Deinococcus roseus genome and encodes:
- a CDS encoding IS1 transposase, with the protein product MCEGNSISATVRLCKVHHDTVERIIFVTGQHARNLHDHKAVGLKTTALQADERYGFYGNKSQQLWEATVIDPYSKFLVSLRLGVRDEPLVRCLLQDARNRLVDPQNLAFLTDGGHGYATLFPEIFGVPYRTKKQGGKGRPPKVKYRIPRMLAHVQLIKVREGRRLKTVDIRHTHGTTGRIKLELERLGYNTPNTSAVERQNGTARQHTPHMHRKGLAFAHKQITRVGLAELVRLDYNWVKTCRSLKVELPERVGRQKYLKRTPAMAMGLTDQVFTLGELLATPLHALRGA